The following proteins are co-located in the Haloplanus sp. HW8-1 genome:
- a CDS encoding electron transfer flavoprotein subunit alpha/FixB family protein translates to MSDGDVLAVAEHRRGELRPVSFELLTAGRELADDLGGDLHVAVIGGDVDGFGERLNRAGVEAVHTVEEGEEFNHDVYAAATAALAGSVEPSVLLLPNSVNGLDYAPAVATRLSTPMVSDAVDLTVADGLVVTREMYGSKVETTVEVAADPVTVTVRGGEWPPAEDHGDAEIIPFDVDVDEASMRSTVRGFEEVGAGDVDIGEAEFIVSVGRGIEEEENLELVEELADTLDATVAASRPIVDNGWLPKNRQVGQSGKVVTPTVYLALGISGAVQHVAGMKGADTIIAVNTDPDAPIFDIADYGIVDDLFEVVPELIERFA, encoded by the coding sequence ATGAGCGACGGTGACGTCCTCGCCGTCGCCGAACACCGGCGGGGCGAACTCCGGCCGGTGAGCTTCGAGTTGCTCACCGCGGGTCGCGAACTGGCCGACGACCTGGGTGGAGACCTGCACGTCGCCGTGATCGGCGGCGACGTCGACGGCTTCGGCGAACGGCTGAACCGCGCGGGCGTCGAGGCCGTCCACACCGTCGAGGAGGGCGAGGAGTTCAATCACGACGTGTACGCGGCGGCGACGGCGGCACTCGCCGGGTCGGTCGAGCCCAGCGTCCTCCTCCTGCCCAACAGCGTGAACGGTCTCGACTACGCCCCCGCGGTCGCGACGCGTCTCTCGACACCGATGGTCAGCGACGCGGTCGACCTGACGGTCGCGGACGGCCTCGTCGTCACCCGCGAGATGTACGGGTCGAAAGTGGAGACGACGGTCGAGGTGGCGGCCGACCCCGTCACCGTGACGGTCCGGGGCGGCGAGTGGCCCCCGGCGGAGGACCACGGCGACGCCGAGATCATCCCTTTCGACGTCGACGTCGACGAGGCGTCGATGCGGTCGACGGTGCGTGGGTTCGAGGAGGTCGGCGCCGGGGACGTGGACATCGGCGAGGCCGAGTTCATCGTCTCGGTCGGCCGAGGGATCGAGGAGGAGGAGAACCTCGAACTGGTCGAGGAACTGGCCGACACACTGGACGCGACCGTCGCGGCCTCGCGCCCCATCGTCGACAACGGCTGGCTACCGAAAAACCGGCAGGTCGGACAGTCGGGGAAGGTCGTCACGCCGACGGTCTATCTCGCGCTCGGAATCTCCGGGGCGGTCCAGCACGTCGCGGGGATGAAGGGTGCGGACACGATCATCGCCGTCAACACCGATCCCGACGCGCCGATCTTCGACATCGCGGATTACGGGATCGTCGACGACCTGTTCGAGGTCGTTCCCGAACTCATCGAGCGGTTCGCATAG
- a CDS encoding electron transfer flavoprotein subunit beta/FixA family protein, whose protein sequence is MKVLVTVKEVAEVADDFEIEGLTIPEKFLEYDLNEWDDYAVEAAVRIAENRDDDVEVVAVTVGPERSEETIRMALAKGVDRAVRVWDDALAEADLVEPTATARVLAAVAEAETPDLVLSGVQAADDGFGATGVALAEHLDYGWAAVVNDLELDGEEASVRRELEGGVEELTTVSLPAVLTIQTGINDPRYASLRGIRQAQRKDLDVRTLDDLGLDPAVLDGEMTLSGMAKPESESDATLFEGSPEETAAELETVLRDAGVGAE, encoded by the coding sequence ATGAAGGTTCTCGTGACCGTCAAGGAGGTCGCCGAAGTCGCCGATGACTTCGAGATCGAGGGGTTGACGATCCCCGAAAAGTTCCTCGAATACGACCTCAACGAGTGGGACGACTACGCCGTCGAGGCGGCCGTCCGGATCGCCGAGAACCGTGACGACGATGTGGAGGTCGTCGCCGTCACGGTCGGTCCCGAGCGGAGCGAGGAGACGATCCGCATGGCCCTGGCGAAGGGCGTCGACCGCGCGGTCCGCGTCTGGGACGACGCACTCGCGGAGGCGGATCTGGTCGAGCCGACGGCGACCGCCCGCGTCCTCGCGGCCGTCGCGGAGGCGGAGACGCCGGATCTCGTTCTCTCGGGCGTGCAGGCCGCCGACGACGGCTTCGGAGCGACGGGCGTCGCCCTCGCCGAACACCTCGATTACGGGTGGGCCGCCGTCGTGAACGATCTGGAACTGGACGGCGAGGAGGCGTCCGTCCGTCGGGAACTCGAGGGCGGCGTCGAGGAACTCACGACCGTCTCCCTGCCCGCCGTGCTGACGATCCAGACGGGGATCAATGACCCGCGCTACGCGAGCCTGCGGGGGATCCGACAAGCCCAGCGCAAGGACCTCGACGTGCGAACGCTCGACGACCTCGGCCTCGATCCGGCCGTCCTCGACGGCGAGATGACGCTTTCGGGGATGGCGAAACCGGAAAGCGAGTCGGACGCCACACTCTTCGAGGGCAGTCCCGAAGAGACGGCCGCCGAGTTGGAGACGGTCCTGCGGGATGCGGGGGTGGGTGCGGAATGA
- a CDS encoding helix-turn-helix transcriptional regulator, giving the protein MRIAAPLLALLIILTGTLPATAVAGIGGPSPDRTGSTVPPSPVDRPALAGPSFARIDDPIVTRFYIDPDPAGDARWNVSIHYNLSSSVDRAAFERYGRAFEAGDAETSLDGRFFRTLAGQASDATGREMSIRNLRRNATITNGTGVLSLTFTWTNFVTSTEDGFVIEDAVLMPENRTWLASIGPSQRLVVDTPSGYRVTDTRFGLDNGSVVIQGPHTFREPLTISYQRTATEPPEESTPWALVGGALLVGMGLVAAAIYARRRSDGTGTHSGDDRPNGAAAPTPPDEDPTAASPADAADGADGTATESGASLPDDGDGEEDEDEDEDADDGVDPSLLSDEERVERLLDENGGRMKQARIVRETGWSDAKVSQLLSTMADDGRVEKLRLGRENLISLPDEDPDA; this is encoded by the coding sequence ATGCGGATCGCCGCGCCCCTCCTCGCCCTCCTGATCATTCTCACCGGGACGCTCCCCGCGACGGCCGTCGCCGGGATCGGTGGTCCCTCCCCGGACCGGACGGGGAGCACCGTCCCTCCGTCACCCGTCGACCGCCCGGCACTTGCGGGGCCGTCCTTCGCTCGCATCGACGACCCGATAGTCACCCGGTTCTACATCGACCCCGACCCCGCCGGGGACGCCCGCTGGAACGTCTCGATTCACTACAACCTCTCGTCGTCGGTCGACCGGGCGGCGTTCGAACGGTACGGCCGCGCGTTCGAAGCCGGCGACGCCGAGACGAGTCTCGACGGGCGGTTCTTCCGGACGCTCGCCGGGCAAGCGAGCGACGCGACCGGACGGGAGATGTCGATCCGGAACCTCCGTCGGAACGCCACGATCACCAACGGAACCGGCGTCCTCAGCCTCACGTTCACGTGGACGAACTTCGTCACCAGCACCGAGGACGGATTCGTCATCGAGGACGCCGTCTTGATGCCCGAGAACCGGACGTGGCTCGCCTCGATCGGCCCGTCGCAGCGACTGGTCGTCGACACGCCGTCCGGCTACCGGGTGACCGATACGCGGTTCGGCCTCGACAACGGCTCGGTGGTCATCCAAGGCCCACACACGTTCCGCGAACCCCTCACCATCTCCTATCAGCGCACCGCGACCGAACCGCCGGAGGAGTCGACGCCCTGGGCGCTCGTCGGTGGCGCCCTGCTGGTGGGGATGGGGCTCGTCGCCGCCGCGATCTACGCTCGCCGCCGCAGTGACGGTACGGGGACGCACTCGGGAGACGACCGTCCAAACGGCGCGGCGGCGCCGACCCCGCCCGACGAGGACCCGACCGCCGCTTCCCCGGCAGACGCCGCGGACGGTGCCGACGGGACGGCGACCGAGTCGGGCGCGTCGCTCCCCGATGACGGGGACGGCGAGGAAGACGAAGACGAGGATGAGGATGCGGACGACGGGGTCGATCCGTCGTTGCTCTCGGACGAAGAACGCGTCGAACGGCTCCTCGACGAGAACGGCGGGCGGATGAAGCAGGCACGGATCGTCCGGGAGACGGGGTGGTCCGACGCCAAGGTGTCGCAACTGCTCTCGACGATGGCCGACGACGGGCGGGTCGAGAAGCTTCGTCTCGGCCGCGAGAATCTCATCTCCCTGCCCGACGAGGACCCCGACGCGTAG
- a CDS encoding DUF7094 domain-containing protein, whose product MRALPVLVVALLLSSTVGATGGLAGVVSEPSPPAPAPESGPEPAALDAPVVAQTDENRTTLRQINVLDVPPESVDRSVVARHYVDLGPAVGLSTNATTHRLRTLAMVERVRRAETTDLRRERLLAALRDLETAVDELDRRQTAAVDAYSRGELTSQELLVTLVGISITAQELNDRRTQLEELSADTRGFDIDRGRLASIGNRLSAFIGPVRGHARAVLRGNADPHRFYVATGAGGVTISTIIGDTYVREAYRGDLRNGAGSAIELEVALDIVAESYPVIWNTTREQTQVFGGGETYPVRIGHSRGDLTAYVDSDARIVYAEHQRRPLETVVTDQRLERADGGLRLVVNHTYPGGPVQIRVVDEATDDPVEASVTIKAGPTPPEPVGTTGSDGTLWTLSPNRQYTVTVEARGTNVSTVVVPGVPPRVVGGGDGGDGNATATATPMDGAVADLYHP is encoded by the coding sequence ATGAGAGCCCTCCCCGTTCTCGTGGTTGCCCTCCTCCTTTCGTCCACGGTCGGGGCCACGGGTGGCCTCGCCGGGGTCGTCTCCGAGCCCTCGCCACCGGCGCCCGCACCCGAATCCGGTCCCGAGCCCGCAGCGCTCGACGCCCCGGTCGTCGCCCAGACCGACGAGAACCGCACCACTCTCCGGCAGATCAACGTCCTCGACGTGCCACCGGAGTCGGTCGACCGGTCGGTCGTCGCCCGACACTACGTCGACCTCGGACCCGCCGTTGGACTCTCGACCAACGCGACGACCCACCGCCTGCGGACGCTCGCGATGGTCGAACGAGTACGGCGCGCCGAGACGACCGACCTGCGGCGCGAACGCCTCCTTGCGGCGCTTCGGGACCTGGAGACGGCGGTAGACGAACTGGACCGCCGGCAGACCGCCGCGGTCGACGCGTACAGCCGCGGCGAACTGACCAGCCAGGAACTGCTCGTCACGCTGGTCGGCATCAGCATCACCGCACAGGAACTCAACGACCGGCGGACGCAACTGGAGGAACTGTCCGCCGACACGCGCGGCTTCGACATCGACCGCGGGCGGCTGGCCTCGATCGGGAACCGCCTCTCTGCGTTCATCGGACCGGTCCGGGGACACGCCCGTGCGGTACTCCGTGGCAACGCCGACCCCCATCGGTTCTACGTCGCGACGGGCGCCGGGGGGGTCACCATCTCGACCATCATCGGCGACACGTACGTCCGGGAGGCGTACCGGGGTGACCTCCGAAACGGCGCTGGCTCCGCCATCGAACTCGAAGTCGCCCTCGACATCGTCGCGGAGAGCTATCCGGTCATCTGGAACACGACCCGCGAACAGACGCAGGTGTTCGGCGGCGGCGAGACCTACCCCGTCAGGATCGGCCACAGCAGGGGGGACTTGACCGCGTACGTCGACAGCGACGCCCGCATCGTCTACGCCGAACACCAGCGACGACCGCTGGAGACGGTCGTCACGGACCAGCGTCTCGAGCGCGCCGACGGCGGCCTGCGACTCGTCGTGAACCACACGTACCCCGGTGGCCCCGTCCAGATACGGGTCGTCGACGAGGCGACCGACGATCCCGTCGAGGCGTCCGTCACGATCAAGGCCGGACCGACGCCCCCGGAACCGGTCGGCACGACCGGTAGCGACGGCACACTCTGGACGCTCTCGCCCAACCGACAGTACACCGTCACCGTCGAAGCGCGGGGCACGAACGTCAGCACCGTCGTCGTGCCGGGTGTCCCGCCGCGGGTAGTGGGCGGCGGGGACGGCGGGGACGGGAACGCAACGGCGACGGCGACGCCGATGGACGGCGCCGTCGCTGACCTTTATCACCCGTGA
- a CDS encoding type IV pilin codes for MADRIAAGLPVAVVLVLAVGGVALGTLPAAPPTVAATLSVDGDRVLLTHRSGSAVDVHRLDVVVRVDGDPLAHQPPVPFFSARGFHSGPTGPFNAAADPTWTPGERAAFRVASTNRPSIAAGRRVTVDLRWNGRRLATLSATA; via the coding sequence ATGGCCGACCGGATCGCAGCGGGACTCCCCGTCGCCGTCGTCCTCGTCCTCGCCGTCGGCGGTGTCGCACTCGGGACGCTGCCAGCGGCGCCGCCGACCGTCGCGGCGACCCTCTCGGTCGACGGGGACCGCGTCCTCCTCACCCACCGTTCGGGATCGGCGGTCGACGTGCACCGACTGGACGTGGTCGTGCGTGTCGACGGCGATCCGCTCGCTCACCAGCCGCCGGTCCCGTTCTTCTCGGCCCGAGGGTTCCACTCCGGACCGACGGGGCCGTTCAACGCCGCCGCCGATCCGACCTGGACGCCGGGCGAGCGGGCCGCCTTTCGCGTCGCGTCGACGAACCGTCCGTCGATCGCTGCCGGTCGGCGCGTGACCGTGGACCTGCGGTGGAACGGGAGACGACTCGCGACCCTGTCGGCGACGGCGTGA
- a CDS encoding methyltransferase domain-containing protein, with translation MGILEDKSRARLFYKYLSTVYDRVNPFIWNEEMRAEALELLDLAPDDRVLDVGCGTGFGTEGLLRYTDDVHGLDQSIHQMEKAFEKFGRTDEVNFYRGDAERLPFADDSFDAVWSSGSIEYWPNPVDALAEFRRIVKPGGPVLVVGPNYPSSSVFQRVADAIMLFYDEAEADRMFDEAGFAEVTHVTMGPAYNPEIAITTLAHVPE, from the coding sequence ATGGGGATCCTCGAAGACAAGTCCCGGGCGCGGCTGTTCTACAAGTACCTCTCGACGGTGTACGACCGGGTCAACCCGTTCATCTGGAACGAGGAGATGCGTGCGGAAGCGCTGGAACTCCTCGATCTCGCTCCCGACGATCGGGTGCTCGACGTGGGCTGTGGCACCGGCTTCGGCACCGAGGGCCTGCTCCGGTACACCGACGACGTCCACGGACTCGACCAGAGCATCCACCAGATGGAGAAGGCGTTCGAGAAGTTCGGCCGGACCGACGAGGTGAACTTCTACCGAGGCGACGCCGAGCGCCTCCCCTTTGCCGACGACAGTTTCGACGCGGTCTGGTCGTCGGGCTCCATCGAGTACTGGCCGAACCCGGTCGACGCCTTGGCCGAGTTCCGGCGGATCGTGAAACCCGGGGGGCCGGTGCTGGTCGTCGGTCCCAACTATCCCAGCAGTTCGGTGTTCCAACGCGTCGCCGACGCGATCATGCTCTTTTACGACGAGGCGGAGGCCGACCGGATGTTCGACGAGGCCGGGTTCGCCGAGGTGACCCACGTGACGATGGGGCCGGCGTACAATCCCGAAATCGCGATCACGACGCTGGCTCACGTCCCCGAGTAG
- a CDS encoding thioredoxin family protein: protein MTVRLLDFYADWCGPCDAQDPVLEELAADYGDVEFEKIDVEQDQDTANEYQVQSLPTVVVENDDGIVDRFVGVTQRPDIESALEQAGA, encoded by the coding sequence ATGACCGTTCGACTGCTCGATTTCTACGCCGACTGGTGTGGCCCCTGTGACGCACAGGACCCGGTCTTGGAGGAACTGGCCGCCGACTACGGGGACGTCGAGTTCGAGAAGATCGACGTCGAACAGGACCAGGACACCGCCAACGAGTACCAAGTGCAGTCCCTCCCGACCGTGGTCGTCGAGAACGACGACGGCATCGTCGACCGCTTCGTCGGCGTGACTCAGCGGCCGGACATCGAATCGGCCCTCGAACAGGCCGGCGCCTGA
- a CDS encoding preprotein translocase subunit Sec61beta — MSGSQGGGGLMSSAGLVRYFDAEDRNAIRIDPKTIVAFGVLFGVLVQVLNVVSL, encoded by the coding sequence ATGAGTGGAAGTCAGGGCGGCGGCGGACTGATGTCGAGTGCGGGGCTCGTCCGCTACTTCGACGCGGAGGACCGCAACGCCATCCGGATCGATCCCAAGACCATCGTCGCGTTCGGCGTGCTCTTCGGCGTGCTGGTGCAGGTGCTGAACGTCGTCTCGCTGTAG
- the pdxT gene encoding pyridoxal 5'-phosphate synthase glutaminase subunit PdxT yields MGERRIGVVAVQGNVSEHVAAIERAAAATTDAVSVVEIREAGIVPDCDALALPGGESTTISRLLGSEGIDEEIIAHVEAGKPVLATCAGLIVASRDARDARVDTLGVVDAAVDRNAFGRQVDSFEAPLDVAGLDEPFHAVFIRAPVVDDVGPGVTVLATVEDRPVAIRDGPVVATAFHPELTDDDRLHRLALFDPLEATA; encoded by the coding sequence ATGGGCGAGCGTCGAATCGGGGTCGTCGCCGTCCAGGGGAACGTGAGCGAACACGTCGCGGCGATCGAACGGGCGGCGGCGGCCACGACCGATGCGGTCTCGGTCGTCGAGATCCGCGAGGCCGGGATCGTTCCCGACTGCGACGCCCTCGCGCTCCCCGGCGGCGAGTCGACGACCATCTCCCGTCTGCTGGGCTCGGAGGGCATCGACGAGGAGATCATCGCCCACGTCGAGGCGGGAAAGCCGGTACTTGCGACGTGTGCCGGCCTCATCGTCGCCTCGCGAGACGCCCGAGACGCCCGCGTCGATACGCTCGGCGTCGTCGACGCCGCCGTCGACCGCAACGCCTTCGGCCGACAGGTCGACAGCTTCGAGGCCCCTCTCGACGTCGCCGGCCTCGACGAGCCCTTTCATGCCGTCTTCATCCGCGCGCCCGTCGTCGACGACGTAGGTCCGGGGGTGACGGTACTGGCCACCGTCGAGGACCGGCCCGTAGCGATCCGCGACGGGCCGGTGGTCGCCACCGCCTTCCACCCCGAACTCACCGACGACGACCGCCTGCATCGGCTCGCGCTCTTCGACCCCCTCGAGGCGACGGCGTAG
- the hisE gene encoding phosphoribosyl-ATP diphosphatase encodes MTDEDDPAPDAVLDALFATIEDRRDELPEGSYTASLFTHDKGENAVLEKVGEEATEVVLAAKDDDHEDLVAESADLVYHLLVLLAMKDLTVDDLRAELEERF; translated from the coding sequence ATGACCGACGAAGACGACCCGGCACCCGACGCCGTCCTCGACGCGCTCTTTGCCACCATCGAGGACCGCCGCGACGAACTCCCGGAGGGCTCCTACACGGCCTCGCTGTTCACCCACGACAAAGGTGAGAACGCCGTCCTCGAGAAGGTCGGCGAGGAGGCCACCGAAGTCGTCCTCGCGGCGAAGGACGACGACCACGAGGACCTCGTCGCCGAATCCGCGGACCTGGTCTATCACCTCCTCGTCCTGCTGGCGATGAAGGATCTGACCGTCGACGACCTGCGCGCGGAACTGGAAGAGCGATTCTAG
- the npdG gene encoding NADPH-dependent F420 reductase, with product MRIALLGGTGDIGGGLALRWAFHTDHEVVIGSRDPDKARTKAEEYEVELSSRGVDCKVNGFENAMAADRASVVVLAVPAYHVSDTVEAVADSLDDGDVLVTPATGMQRDEDGFHYHRPSAGSVTRLAVDAAPEGIPVVGAFHNLAAGRLADLDADLGIDTLLVADDPDAKETVRLLADGIDGLRPLDAGGLANAPEIEALTPLLINVATNNEGMHDLGVRFD from the coding sequence ATGCGAATCGCACTACTCGGCGGTACCGGCGACATCGGCGGAGGGCTCGCCCTCCGGTGGGCGTTCCACACCGACCACGAGGTGGTGATCGGGTCGCGTGATCCCGACAAGGCCCGTACGAAAGCCGAGGAGTACGAAGTCGAACTGTCGAGTCGCGGCGTCGACTGCAAGGTGAACGGCTTCGAGAACGCGATGGCGGCCGACCGGGCGAGCGTCGTCGTCCTCGCGGTTCCCGCCTACCACGTCAGCGACACCGTCGAGGCGGTCGCCGACTCCCTCGACGACGGCGACGTGCTCGTCACGCCCGCGACCGGGATGCAACGCGACGAGGACGGCTTTCACTACCACCGCCCCAGCGCGGGGAGCGTGACGCGACTGGCCGTCGACGCCGCCCCCGAGGGTATCCCCGTCGTCGGCGCGTTCCACAACCTCGCGGCCGGCCGCCTCGCGGACCTGGACGCCGACCTCGGCATCGACACGCTCCTCGTCGCCGACGATCCGGACGCCAAGGAGACGGTTCGGCTCCTCGCCGACGGCATCGACGGTCTCCGTCCCCTCGACGCCGGTGGGCTCGCCAACGCCCCCGAAATCGAGGCGCTGACGCCGCTGTTGATCAACGTCGCCACGAACAACGAGGGGATGCACGACCTCGGCGTGCGGTTCGACTAG
- a CDS encoding TIGR01548 family HAD-type hydrolase, protein MNADAVVLDIDGVLVDVADSYRRAIVESVDRVYGRTVDDAGVQRFKDAGGFNNDWELTYAAALYVLASEAGYEGDVATFTDAVAAAGGGLDAAEAVVRDADIGDDAFDRWDPGQLRETFQALYLGADLYRDLEGAEPPFEARGYIHDEPVLVEDATIERLTDRFPVGVLTGRPAAEATIALGRVGLSVPDARRFTMDDWDEGKPHPRALTTLAERLDAERVAFAGDTLDDVRTAANAAATDPDRTYHGIGVLTGGLTGESGRLAYEDAGAAAVIETVNDLPALLES, encoded by the coding sequence ATGAACGCGGACGCGGTCGTCCTCGACATCGACGGCGTGCTCGTCGACGTGGCGGACTCCTACCGCCGGGCCATCGTCGAGTCCGTCGACCGGGTGTACGGACGGACGGTCGACGACGCCGGAGTACAGCGGTTCAAGGACGCCGGCGGCTTCAACAACGACTGGGAACTCACGTACGCGGCGGCGCTCTACGTCCTCGCCAGCGAGGCGGGATACGAGGGCGACGTCGCGACGTTCACCGACGCCGTCGCCGCCGCAGGGGGCGGACTCGACGCCGCCGAGGCGGTCGTTCGGGACGCCGACATCGGCGACGACGCCTTCGACCGCTGGGATCCCGGGCAACTGCGCGAGACCTTCCAGGCGCTCTACCTCGGTGCGGACCTCTACCGCGACCTGGAGGGCGCCGAGCCACCCTTCGAGGCCCGCGGCTACATCCACGACGAACCCGTCCTCGTCGAGGACGCGACGATCGAAAGGCTCACCGATCGCTTCCCGGTCGGCGTCCTGACCGGACGGCCCGCCGCCGAGGCGACCATCGCCCTCGGCCGGGTCGGCCTGTCGGTCCCCGACGCCCGCCGATTCACGATGGACGACTGGGACGAGGGCAAACCCCACCCTCGGGCGCTGACGACGCTGGCGGAGCGGCTGGACGCGGAGCGGGTCGCCTTCGCGGGCGATACGCTCGACGACGTGCGGACCGCGGCGAACGCGGCCGCGACCGATCCCGACCGGACGTACCACGGGATCGGCGTCCTCACCGGCGGCCTCACCGGCGAGTCGGGACGTCTGGCCTACGAGGATGCCGGCGCCGCGGCAGTGATCGAGACGGTGAACGACCTGCCGGCCCTGCTGGAGTCGTGA
- a CDS encoding beta-class carbonic anhydrase: protein MSEDTHDGDADREPGHHHTSVDAAVDAHADWARRRRKGIPTDKQLLVIACMDERIPVEEALGIELGDAQIYRNAGGKVTDDVIRSAALTTQFFDTEEIIVVNHTDCGMMSAPDDAVVEGLEAAAGGSLDDVDLDPALPELSIGDAGVADWVRMTDDIHKACAAQVRYLDEHPLVDATVHGYVYEVESGQLRYPGGRIAEEISTRVE from the coding sequence ATGTCCGAAGACACACACGATGGTGACGCCGACCGCGAACCGGGCCACCACCACACCTCCGTCGACGCGGCCGTCGACGCCCACGCCGACTGGGCCCGGCGGCGACGGAAGGGGATTCCGACGGACAAGCAGTTGCTCGTCATCGCGTGTATGGACGAGCGCATCCCCGTGGAGGAGGCGCTCGGCATCGAACTCGGCGACGCCCAGATCTACCGCAACGCGGGCGGGAAGGTGACCGACGACGTGATCCGGTCGGCGGCGCTGACGACCCAGTTTTTCGACACCGAGGAGATCATTGTCGTCAACCACACCGACTGCGGGATGATGAGCGCGCCCGACGACGCCGTCGTCGAGGGACTGGAGGCCGCGGCGGGCGGCAGCCTCGACGACGTCGACCTCGACCCCGCGCTTCCGGAACTCTCCATCGGCGACGCGGGCGTGGCCGACTGGGTGCGCATGACCGACGATATCCATAAGGCCTGCGCCGCCCAGGTGCGCTATCTCGACGAACACCCGCTGGTCGACGCGACGGTCCACGGCTACGTCTACGAGGTGGAGAGCGGCCAGCTTCGCTACCCGGGCGGCCGGATCGCCGAGGAGATCAGCACACGCGTCGAGTAG
- a CDS encoding UPF0146 family protein — protein sequence MTATRAEIVDGLAAYDRLVEVGIGRRPAVAAALTDAGCTVTAVDVVEVPVPDGVTFVRDDVVARAESLGDGGHPGPPYRADAVYALNLPAELQCPARDVARAAGADFRFTTLGFEEPTVPVERESVGRETLYLARPR from the coding sequence GTGACCGCCACGCGCGCCGAAATCGTCGACGGACTCGCCGCCTACGACCGCCTCGTCGAGGTGGGGATCGGTCGCAGGCCGGCAGTTGCGGCGGCCCTCACCGACGCCGGGTGTACGGTCACTGCCGTCGATGTGGTCGAGGTGCCCGTCCCCGACGGCGTGACCTTCGTCCGTGACGACGTGGTGGCGCGCGCCGAGAGTCTCGGCGACGGCGGGCATCCGGGCCCCCCCTACCGCGCCGATGCCGTCTACGCCCTCAACCTCCCGGCCGAACTCCAGTGTCCCGCCCGCGACGTGGCCCGCGCCGCCGGCGCCGACTTCCGCTTTACCACCCTCGGCTTCGAGGAGCCGACAGTCCCGGTCGAGCGCGAGTCGGTCGGCCGCGAGACGCTGTATCTCGCCCGTCCGAGATAG
- a CDS encoding archaemetzincin family Zn-dependent metalloprotease, with protein sequence MLVDIVPIGDVPAQVKREASSGLRAVYDCDVTVHDAQPIPDGAFDRSRNQYRAEEFIELASREGSGEKNIGITSEDLYYRRRNYVFGLAYLNGNGSVVSTYRLQTSSDGGITSKPQSEVFADRVRKEIIHEIGHTVGLEHCDNERCVMSFSPTVREVDKKEQNLCGSCDRTLF encoded by the coding sequence ATGCTCGTCGACATCGTGCCGATCGGGGACGTGCCGGCACAGGTGAAACGCGAGGCTTCTTCCGGTCTGCGGGCGGTCTACGACTGTGACGTGACGGTCCACGACGCCCAGCCGATCCCCGACGGCGCGTTCGACCGAAGTCGGAACCAGTACCGCGCCGAGGAGTTCATCGAACTCGCCAGCCGCGAAGGGTCCGGCGAGAAGAACATCGGCATCACCTCCGAGGACCTCTACTACCGTCGCCGGAACTACGTCTTCGGCCTCGCGTACCTGAACGGCAACGGCTCCGTGGTCTCGACCTATCGTCTCCAGACCTCCTCGGACGGGGGTATCACCTCCAAACCCCAGTCGGAGGTGTTCGCCGATCGCGTGCGCAAGGAGATCATCCACGAGATCGGCCACACTGTCGGCCTCGAACACTGCGACAACGAGCGCTGCGTGATGAGTTTCTCGCCCACCGTCCGCGAGGTCGACAAGAAAGAGCAGAACCTCTGTGGCTCCTGCGACCGGACGCTGTTCTAG